A genomic region of Miscanthus floridulus cultivar M001 chromosome 3, ASM1932011v1, whole genome shotgun sequence contains the following coding sequences:
- the LOC136542114 gene encoding WEB family protein At3g02930, chloroplastic-like isoform X1, which yields MRIARRLFLAAPALLLGLLLLVAGPVAAQDAAVEGVAPATDEIAAGARAKEAAVLAAELGQLRAKISALVSRIAEQNLELKTKNDAIGTLDVIVKEKSQKIATMQNEVTSLEAKGSLAAEEQASKANARAIELEKQTEKLKKDITEQKIKKAALEARAGDADKKVQELNTKLEKLQKTSSDQKRRIQKTEHALKVAEEELMKVQLEATTKAKQLGEVHGAWLPPWLVTHAAHSMEVMSNHWNEHGKPAFDSLLQKASEKSAQAKKWAEPHLETAKTKWMPVAKEKWVILNKNAKPYVQMVSEKSLEVYQTSSDFIRPHLVNAHQVADPYFQKAKKLSKPYIDQIATATKPHVEKIRTTLKPYTKRARHVYGQFLETATTYHQQAQATISDYLHQHEFTKQFVTEELVWYLASALLVMPVFVLYTLLTETFGIKRQKKKTSRSSNANHGHRRHKRRHADK from the exons ATGCGGATCGCGAGGCGGCTCTTCCTCGCGGCGCCGGCGCTGCTGTTGGGTCTGCTTCTGCTCGTCgcggggccggtggcggcgcaggacgcggcggtggagggcgtggcgcCGGCGACGGATGAGATCGCTGCGGGCGCGAGGGCCAAGGAGGCGGCGGTGCTGGCCGCCGAGCTGGGGCAGCTCAGGGCGAAGATCTCCGCGTTAG TCTCTCGCATTGCAGAGCAGAACCTGGAGTTGAAGACCAAGAATGATGCAATTGGAACACTGGATGTGATTGTCAAGGAAAAGTCACAGAAGATAGCTACTATGCAGAACGAAGTAACTTCCCTCGAG GCCAAGGGGTCTTTAGCTGCAGAGGAGCAGGCAAGCAAGGCCAATGCACGGGCTATTGAGCTTGAGAAGCAG ACcgagaagctcaagaaggatattacagaacaaaaaataaaaaaagcagCTCTGGAGGCTAGGGCTGGCGATGCTGATAAGAAGGTGCAAGAGCTGAATACGAAGCTGGAGAAA CTCCAGAAGACAAGCAGTGATCAAAAGCGCAGGATTCAGAAGACTGAACACGCTCTTAAAGTTGCTGAG GAGGAGCTGATGAAGGTGCAGTTGGAAGCAACAACAAAAGCTAAACAGCTGGGAGAG GTTCATGGAGCCTGGTTGCCACCTTGGTTAGTGACACATGCAGCACACTCTATG GAGGTGATGTCAAATCACTGGAATGAACATGGGAAACCTGCCTTTGACAGCTTGTTGCAGAAG GCATCAGAAAAATCAGCACAGGCAAAGAAATGGGCCGAACCCCATCTGGAAACTGCTAAGACA AAATGGATGCCTGTCGCTAAAGAAAAATGGGTTATCTTGAATAAAAATGCAAAGCCTTATGTCCAAATGGTCTCAGAGAAATCATTGGAGGTTTATCAAACATCAAGTGACTTCATCAGGCCTCATCTTGTAAATGCACATCAAGTTGCTGACCCCTATTTCCAG AAAGCCAAGAAATTATCCAAACCATATATTGATCAAATTGCTACAGCTACTAAACCACATGTTGAGAAAATTAGAACTACTCTCAAGCCCTATACTAAAAGAGCACGCCATGTATATGGACAGTTTCTTGAGACAGCTACTACATATCATCAGCAG GCTCAGGCAACTATCTCGGATTACCTTCACCAACATGAATTTACAAAACAATTTGTAACTGAGGAGTTGGTGTGGTATCTG GCTTCTGCTTTGTTGGTTATGCCCGTCTTTGTTTTGTACACACTCCTAACTGAAACATTTGG TATCAAGAGGCAGAAGAAGAAAACATCACGGAGCAGTAATGCCAACCATGGTCATCGGAGACATAAGCGCCGGCATGCTGACAAATAA
- the LOC136544236 gene encoding uncharacterized protein: MDKLVVCTDACKGLEVAVAKVFPNSEQRECFRHLMESMKKYYSGDVYANNMWPAVRSYTPHKFKYFFYKVVDASPDVLHWLKQHHNLLWARSKFSPDIKCDYINNNLAESWNAWIKEHKDLPVHCLADAIREKTLTLFAKRRKIANALSPRILPAVIHHLNAASRGLGHLKVTKGHLEEAEVTEIYKDEEARRHVVYPTQHIYTCKEWQVTRKHCPHALAIITTLRQPNMDMYVHNYYSVEKFQAAYHGIIPSIIDRGQWPEVDKGFKLFPPNIKKRDPGRQKKKRHLAPSERSGKATRQVKCPGCGEYGHRKRTKKSAPNPGRKKSKTDPTPSGGKITRTRATVAKEAAAKAAREALEAAAKASAVAETAAAAEREVLDVAPIKESLLESTSCE; this comes from the exons ATGGACAAGCTAGTTGTTTGCACTGATGCTTGCAAGGGCCTTGAAGTTGCAGTTGCCAAGGTTTTCCCTAACAGTGAACAGAGGGAGTGCTTTAGGCATTTGATGGAAAGCATGAAGAAGTACTACTCAGGAGATGTCTATGCCAACAACATGTGGCCTGCTGTTAGATCATATACACCGCACAAGTTCAAGTACTTCTTTTACAAGGTAGTAGATGCTAGTCCAGATGTGCTTCACTGGCTCAAACAACATCACAACCTGCTATGGGCAAGGAGCAAATTCAGTCCAGACATCAAATGTGACTACATCAACAATAATCTAGCTGAGAGTTGGAATGCTTGGATCAAGGAGCACAAGGATCTACCTGTTCACTGCTTGGCTGATGCTATTAGAGAGAAGACACTCACTCTTTTTGCAAAGAGGAGGAAGATAGCTAATGCTCTGTCTCCTAGAATTCTACCTGCAGTTATCCATCATCTCAATGCAGCCTCTAGGGGTTTAGGCCATCTAAAAGTGACTAAAGGGCACCTAGAGGAAGCAGAAGTGACTGAGATCTACAAAGATGAGGAGGCTAGGAGGCATGTTGTATATCCAACACAACATATCTATACTTGTAAAGAGTGGCAAGTGACTAGAAAGCATTGCCCACATGCATTGGCTATAATCACAACCCTGAGGCAACCCAATATGGACATGTATGTGCACAACTACTACTCAGTTGAGAAGTTCCAGGCTGCATACCATGGGATCATTCCCAGCATAATAGATAGAGGACAATGGCCAGAGGTGGACAAGGGCTTCAAGTTGTTCCCACCAAATATAAAGAAGAGAGACCCAGGCAGACAGAAGAAGAAAAGGCATCTGGCTCCATCTGAGAGAAGTGGTAAAGCAACAAGACAGGTCAAATGCCCTGGATGTGGTGAGTATGGCCACAG GAAAAGAACTAAAAAGTCAGCCCCTAATCCTGGAAGGAAGAAGAGCAAGACAGATCCTACCCCTAGTGGAGGAAAaataacaagaacaagggcaacaGTGGCTAAAGAAGCAGCAGCTAAGGCAGCAAGGGAGGCTCTGGAAGCTGCAGCTAAAGCTTCTGCAGTAGCTGAAACTGCAGCTGCTGCAGAGAGAGAAGTCCTAGATGTGGCGCCAATTAAG GAATCTCTGCTGGAATCTACAAGTTGTGAATGA
- the LOC136542114 gene encoding uncharacterized protein isoform X4, whose protein sequence is MRIARRLFLAAPALLLGLLLLVAGPVAAQDAAVEGVAPATDEIAAGARAKEAAVLAAELGQLRAKISALEQNLELKTKNDAIGTLDVIVKEKSQKIATMQNEAKGSLAAEEQASKANARAIELEKQTEKLKKDITEQKIKKAALEARAGDADKKVQELNTKLEKLQKTSSDQKRRIQKTEHALKVAEEELMKVQLEATTKAKQLGEVHGAWLPPWLVTHAAHSMEVMSNHWNEHGKPAFDSLLQKASEKSAQAKKWAEPHLETAKTKWMPVAKEKWVILNKNAKPYVQMVSEKSLEVYQTSSDFIRPHLVNAHQVADPYFQKAKKLSKPYIDQIATATKPHVEKIRTTLKPYTKRARHVYGQFLETATTYHQQAQATISDYLHQHEFTKQFVTEELVWYLASALLVMPVFVLYTLLTETFGIKRQKKKTSRSSNANHGHRRHKRRHADK, encoded by the exons ATGCGGATCGCGAGGCGGCTCTTCCTCGCGGCGCCGGCGCTGCTGTTGGGTCTGCTTCTGCTCGTCgcggggccggtggcggcgcaggacgcggcggtggagggcgtggcgcCGGCGACGGATGAGATCGCTGCGGGCGCGAGGGCCAAGGAGGCGGCGGTGCTGGCCGCCGAGCTGGGGCAGCTCAGGGCGAAGATCTCCGCGTTAG AGCAGAACCTGGAGTTGAAGACCAAGAATGATGCAATTGGAACACTGGATGTGATTGTCAAGGAAAAGTCACAGAAGATAGCTACTATGCAGAACGAA GCCAAGGGGTCTTTAGCTGCAGAGGAGCAGGCAAGCAAGGCCAATGCACGGGCTATTGAGCTTGAGAAGCAG ACcgagaagctcaagaaggatattacagaacaaaaaataaaaaaagcagCTCTGGAGGCTAGGGCTGGCGATGCTGATAAGAAGGTGCAAGAGCTGAATACGAAGCTGGAGAAA CTCCAGAAGACAAGCAGTGATCAAAAGCGCAGGATTCAGAAGACTGAACACGCTCTTAAAGTTGCTGAG GAGGAGCTGATGAAGGTGCAGTTGGAAGCAACAACAAAAGCTAAACAGCTGGGAGAG GTTCATGGAGCCTGGTTGCCACCTTGGTTAGTGACACATGCAGCACACTCTATG GAGGTGATGTCAAATCACTGGAATGAACATGGGAAACCTGCCTTTGACAGCTTGTTGCAGAAG GCATCAGAAAAATCAGCACAGGCAAAGAAATGGGCCGAACCCCATCTGGAAACTGCTAAGACA AAATGGATGCCTGTCGCTAAAGAAAAATGGGTTATCTTGAATAAAAATGCAAAGCCTTATGTCCAAATGGTCTCAGAGAAATCATTGGAGGTTTATCAAACATCAAGTGACTTCATCAGGCCTCATCTTGTAAATGCACATCAAGTTGCTGACCCCTATTTCCAG AAAGCCAAGAAATTATCCAAACCATATATTGATCAAATTGCTACAGCTACTAAACCACATGTTGAGAAAATTAGAACTACTCTCAAGCCCTATACTAAAAGAGCACGCCATGTATATGGACAGTTTCTTGAGACAGCTACTACATATCATCAGCAG GCTCAGGCAACTATCTCGGATTACCTTCACCAACATGAATTTACAAAACAATTTGTAACTGAGGAGTTGGTGTGGTATCTG GCTTCTGCTTTGTTGGTTATGCCCGTCTTTGTTTTGTACACACTCCTAACTGAAACATTTGG TATCAAGAGGCAGAAGAAGAAAACATCACGGAGCAGTAATGCCAACCATGGTCATCGGAGACATAAGCGCCGGCATGCTGACAAATAA
- the LOC136542114 gene encoding WEB family protein At3g02930, chloroplastic-like isoform X2 codes for MRIARRLFLAAPALLLGLLLLVAGPVAAQDAAVEGVAPATDEIAAGARAKEAAVLAAELGQLRAKISALVSRIAEQNLELKTKNDAIGTLDVIVKEKSQKIATMQNEAKGSLAAEEQASKANARAIELEKQTEKLKKDITEQKIKKAALEARAGDADKKVQELNTKLEKLQKTSSDQKRRIQKTEHALKVAEEELMKVQLEATTKAKQLGEVHGAWLPPWLVTHAAHSMEVMSNHWNEHGKPAFDSLLQKASEKSAQAKKWAEPHLETAKTKWMPVAKEKWVILNKNAKPYVQMVSEKSLEVYQTSSDFIRPHLVNAHQVADPYFQKAKKLSKPYIDQIATATKPHVEKIRTTLKPYTKRARHVYGQFLETATTYHQQAQATISDYLHQHEFTKQFVTEELVWYLASALLVMPVFVLYTLLTETFGIKRQKKKTSRSSNANHGHRRHKRRHADK; via the exons ATGCGGATCGCGAGGCGGCTCTTCCTCGCGGCGCCGGCGCTGCTGTTGGGTCTGCTTCTGCTCGTCgcggggccggtggcggcgcaggacgcggcggtggagggcgtggcgcCGGCGACGGATGAGATCGCTGCGGGCGCGAGGGCCAAGGAGGCGGCGGTGCTGGCCGCCGAGCTGGGGCAGCTCAGGGCGAAGATCTCCGCGTTAG TCTCTCGCATTGCAGAGCAGAACCTGGAGTTGAAGACCAAGAATGATGCAATTGGAACACTGGATGTGATTGTCAAGGAAAAGTCACAGAAGATAGCTACTATGCAGAACGAA GCCAAGGGGTCTTTAGCTGCAGAGGAGCAGGCAAGCAAGGCCAATGCACGGGCTATTGAGCTTGAGAAGCAG ACcgagaagctcaagaaggatattacagaacaaaaaataaaaaaagcagCTCTGGAGGCTAGGGCTGGCGATGCTGATAAGAAGGTGCAAGAGCTGAATACGAAGCTGGAGAAA CTCCAGAAGACAAGCAGTGATCAAAAGCGCAGGATTCAGAAGACTGAACACGCTCTTAAAGTTGCTGAG GAGGAGCTGATGAAGGTGCAGTTGGAAGCAACAACAAAAGCTAAACAGCTGGGAGAG GTTCATGGAGCCTGGTTGCCACCTTGGTTAGTGACACATGCAGCACACTCTATG GAGGTGATGTCAAATCACTGGAATGAACATGGGAAACCTGCCTTTGACAGCTTGTTGCAGAAG GCATCAGAAAAATCAGCACAGGCAAAGAAATGGGCCGAACCCCATCTGGAAACTGCTAAGACA AAATGGATGCCTGTCGCTAAAGAAAAATGGGTTATCTTGAATAAAAATGCAAAGCCTTATGTCCAAATGGTCTCAGAGAAATCATTGGAGGTTTATCAAACATCAAGTGACTTCATCAGGCCTCATCTTGTAAATGCACATCAAGTTGCTGACCCCTATTTCCAG AAAGCCAAGAAATTATCCAAACCATATATTGATCAAATTGCTACAGCTACTAAACCACATGTTGAGAAAATTAGAACTACTCTCAAGCCCTATACTAAAAGAGCACGCCATGTATATGGACAGTTTCTTGAGACAGCTACTACATATCATCAGCAG GCTCAGGCAACTATCTCGGATTACCTTCACCAACATGAATTTACAAAACAATTTGTAACTGAGGAGTTGGTGTGGTATCTG GCTTCTGCTTTGTTGGTTATGCCCGTCTTTGTTTTGTACACACTCCTAACTGAAACATTTGG TATCAAGAGGCAGAAGAAGAAAACATCACGGAGCAGTAATGCCAACCATGGTCATCGGAGACATAAGCGCCGGCATGCTGACAAATAA
- the LOC136542114 gene encoding WEB family protein At3g02930, chloroplastic-like isoform X3 produces the protein MRIARRLFLAAPALLLGLLLLVAGPVAAQDAAVEGVAPATDEIAAGARAKEAAVLAAELGQLRAKISALEQNLELKTKNDAIGTLDVIVKEKSQKIATMQNEVTSLEAKGSLAAEEQASKANARAIELEKQTEKLKKDITEQKIKKAALEARAGDADKKVQELNTKLEKLQKTSSDQKRRIQKTEHALKVAEEELMKVQLEATTKAKQLGEVHGAWLPPWLVTHAAHSMEVMSNHWNEHGKPAFDSLLQKASEKSAQAKKWAEPHLETAKTKWMPVAKEKWVILNKNAKPYVQMVSEKSLEVYQTSSDFIRPHLVNAHQVADPYFQKAKKLSKPYIDQIATATKPHVEKIRTTLKPYTKRARHVYGQFLETATTYHQQAQATISDYLHQHEFTKQFVTEELVWYLASALLVMPVFVLYTLLTETFGIKRQKKKTSRSSNANHGHRRHKRRHADK, from the exons ATGCGGATCGCGAGGCGGCTCTTCCTCGCGGCGCCGGCGCTGCTGTTGGGTCTGCTTCTGCTCGTCgcggggccggtggcggcgcaggacgcggcggtggagggcgtggcgcCGGCGACGGATGAGATCGCTGCGGGCGCGAGGGCCAAGGAGGCGGCGGTGCTGGCCGCCGAGCTGGGGCAGCTCAGGGCGAAGATCTCCGCGTTAG AGCAGAACCTGGAGTTGAAGACCAAGAATGATGCAATTGGAACACTGGATGTGATTGTCAAGGAAAAGTCACAGAAGATAGCTACTATGCAGAACGAAGTAACTTCCCTCGAG GCCAAGGGGTCTTTAGCTGCAGAGGAGCAGGCAAGCAAGGCCAATGCACGGGCTATTGAGCTTGAGAAGCAG ACcgagaagctcaagaaggatattacagaacaaaaaataaaaaaagcagCTCTGGAGGCTAGGGCTGGCGATGCTGATAAGAAGGTGCAAGAGCTGAATACGAAGCTGGAGAAA CTCCAGAAGACAAGCAGTGATCAAAAGCGCAGGATTCAGAAGACTGAACACGCTCTTAAAGTTGCTGAG GAGGAGCTGATGAAGGTGCAGTTGGAAGCAACAACAAAAGCTAAACAGCTGGGAGAG GTTCATGGAGCCTGGTTGCCACCTTGGTTAGTGACACATGCAGCACACTCTATG GAGGTGATGTCAAATCACTGGAATGAACATGGGAAACCTGCCTTTGACAGCTTGTTGCAGAAG GCATCAGAAAAATCAGCACAGGCAAAGAAATGGGCCGAACCCCATCTGGAAACTGCTAAGACA AAATGGATGCCTGTCGCTAAAGAAAAATGGGTTATCTTGAATAAAAATGCAAAGCCTTATGTCCAAATGGTCTCAGAGAAATCATTGGAGGTTTATCAAACATCAAGTGACTTCATCAGGCCTCATCTTGTAAATGCACATCAAGTTGCTGACCCCTATTTCCAG AAAGCCAAGAAATTATCCAAACCATATATTGATCAAATTGCTACAGCTACTAAACCACATGTTGAGAAAATTAGAACTACTCTCAAGCCCTATACTAAAAGAGCACGCCATGTATATGGACAGTTTCTTGAGACAGCTACTACATATCATCAGCAG GCTCAGGCAACTATCTCGGATTACCTTCACCAACATGAATTTACAAAACAATTTGTAACTGAGGAGTTGGTGTGGTATCTG GCTTCTGCTTTGTTGGTTATGCCCGTCTTTGTTTTGTACACACTCCTAACTGAAACATTTGG TATCAAGAGGCAGAAGAAGAAAACATCACGGAGCAGTAATGCCAACCATGGTCATCGGAGACATAAGCGCCGGCATGCTGACAAATAA
- the LOC136542115 gene encoding NAC domain-containing protein 92-like — protein MEGSAAAAGGGGGGGGESKKEESLPPGFRFHPTDEELITYYLRQKIADGSFTARAIAEVDLNKCEPWDLPEKAKLGEKEWYFFSLRDRKYPTGVRTNRATNAGYWKTTGKDKEIYSGQLPAATPELVGMKKTLVFYKGRAPRGEKTNWVMHEYRLHSKSVPKSNKDEWVVCRVFAKSAGAKKYPSNNAHSRSHHHLHPYALDMVPPLLPTLLQHDPFARHHHHPYMTPADLAELARFARGTPGLHPHIQPHPGMSAAAYMNPAAAMAAPPSFTLSGGGLNLNLGASPAMPSPPPPPAAALHAMSMSMAMSGQTAPSCAGGGNHHQVMAGEHQHQQQMATAAGLGGCVIVPGADGGFGADATGGRYQSLDVEQLVERYWPAGYQV, from the exons ATGGAAgggtcagcagcagcagcaggaggtggtggagggggagggggagagtCGAAGAAGGAGGAGAGCCTGCCGCCGGGCTTCAGGTTCCACCCGACGGACGAGGAGCTCATCACGTACTACCTGCGGCAGAAGATCGCCGACGGCAGCTTCACGGCAAGGGCCATCGCCGAGGTCGACCTCAACAAGTGCGAGCCGTGGGATCTCCCGG AGAAAGCGAAGCTGGGAGAAAAAGAGTGGTATTTCTTCAGCCTAAGGGACCGGAAGTACCCAACAGGTGTTCGAACAAACCGTGCCACTAACGCTGGTTACTGGAAGACAACGGGGAAAGATAAGGAAATCTACAGCGGTCAGCTGCCAGCTGCCACGCCAGAGCTAGTAGGGATGAAGAAAACCCTGGTGTTCTACAAGGGAAGAGCTCCTCGGGGTGAGAAGACAAACTGGGTCATGCATGAGTATCGCCTGCACTCCAAATCAGTCCCCAAATCTAACAAG GATGAGTGGGTGGTGTGCCGGGTGTTCGCCAAGAGCGCCGGCGCCAAGAAGTACCCGTCCAACAACGCGCACTCGCGGtcgcaccaccacctccacccgtACGCGCTGGACATGGTGCCACCCCTCCTGCCCACGCTGCTGCAGCACGACCCCTTCgcgcgccaccaccaccacccgtaCATGACCCCGGCCGACCTGGCCGAGCTCGCGCGCTTCGCCCGCGGCACGCCGGGGCTGCACCCGCACATCCAGCCGCACCCCGGGATGTCGGCGGCGGCGTACATGAaccccgccgccgccatggctgcgcCACCGTCGTTCACGCTCTCTGGCGGTGGCCTCAACCTGAACCTCGGCGCCTCGCCGGCCATGCcgtcgccgcctccgccgccggcggcggcactCCACGCGATGTCGATGTCGATGGCGATGAGCGGCCAGACGGCGCCGAGCTGTGCCGGCGGCGGTAACCATCATCAGGTGATGGCAGgtgagcaccagcaccagcagcagatggcgacggcggcggggctcGGCGGCTGCGTGATCGTGCCCGGAGCGGACGGAGGGTTCGGCGCGGACGCCACCGGGGGCCGGTACCAGAGCTTGGACGTGGAGCAGCTGGTGGAGAGGTACTGGCCTGCCGGGTACCAGGTCTAG